The following proteins come from a genomic window of Manduca sexta isolate Smith_Timp_Sample1 chromosome 2, JHU_Msex_v1.0, whole genome shotgun sequence:
- the LOC115456329 gene encoding uncharacterized protein LOC115456329 produces MWSVRNLGVAALVVIVVGEAVAQAFLVYEPIARDVTEFGPSSPIAARDGAQFWKLLMHPKFDRLRRTDDRELSYDFHEILLKPTTSFKLAGAPPPPTDKKNVNKKNQRPPRTQQRESYVPGVTEPELFFKVYV; encoded by the exons ATGTGGTCTGTGAGGAATCTCGGTGTCGCAGCTCTGGTTGTAAT TGTTGTAGGAGAGGCTGTAGCCCAAGCCTTCCTCGTGTATGAACCGATAGCCCGTGACGTTACCGagtttggtccttcgagcccgATCGCCGCCAGAGACGGGGCACAGTTCTGGAAACTTTTAATGCACCCCAAGTTTGATAGGCT GAGGCGCACCGATGATAGAGAGTTAAGTTACGACTTCCACGAAATCTTACTCAAACCGACGACATCTTTTAAACTGGCGGGCGCACCTCCTCCCCCTACAGACAAAAAGAACGTAAACAAGAAGAACCAGCGCCCCCCCAGGACGCAACAG cgAGAGTCGTACGTGCCCGGAGTCACGGAGCCGGAGTTGTTCTTCAAAGTGTACGTCTAA